The genomic region AACTCTTAAGTCGCTGGGGATTTAATGAAAAACATGGCCTGCCACAGAATCGAGATGCATCATCATTTATTGCGAATGTTGTCCTGAACTCTGTTGACCAAACCATGGTTTCTCTTAAATACGATTACTACAGATACGTTGACGACATTAGAATCATATGCAGCTCACCACAAGCAGCCAAAATTGCGCTGACTGAATTAATCAATCAACTCCGAAAAATCGGAATGAATATCAACTCTGCAAAAACCAATATCCTAACCAGCAATAGCGCTACTGAAGAAATCAGTGAAAGCTTTCCCACTTCAGACGACCGCAGCCAAACAATTGACAGTATGTGGCGATCCAGAAGTAGAAGAGTTATAGCTAGATCTGCAAAATATATTCACCAGTTACTCCGAGAATGCATTAATGAAAAACAGTCTCAATCAAGACAGTTTCGCTTCGCCATAAATCGGCTCATTCAGCTTACAGAAGCCAACTTATTTGATATACACACAGACATAGCAGTAGAGCTTAAGCAATTATTAATTAAAACCTTAGAGGACCACGCAGCATCTACAGACCAGTACTGCCGCATATTATGGGCATTAAAGCCGTCTTCAGATGAACTTGAAACAATATCCGCCTACCTTCAAGATCATGATCGCTCTATTTATTCTTGGCAGAATTTTCACTTATGGCTATTGCTTGCAAGAGCAAAATTCAAAAACAATGAAATTATAGGCTTCGCCAGAAAAAAACTTACCGAAAACTTACTTCACTCCGAATGCTCCGCCATATTTATCTACTTACGCTGCACCAATGAGACGGATCATCTTCGTCCATTAATTCAAGAGTTCAGCAATGACTGGCCTTTCTATCATCAGAGAAATTTCCTTCTCGCCATAAACGAGTTCGACAAAGAAGATGTCGCCGAGTTGCTACCAAAGATTGGCACAAAACTTATGTGGACTGGCTTACGCGCGAAGCCTTACTTTGAGAATGGAATACCTTTACTTGACAGAGAGCCGGCCAGCGCTTTAAGCATTTACGAGGAAATAAGTCCTTATGAATAACAATAAAAAAGCACTACTTTTCATTCACGACTACACTGAACAGGGCAATGATTTATTTTATTTATGGGACGGAGCTCAGATTGGAGAGGTGACAGCCGAAAAACTTGTCACGGATGATGCAGAGATCATTTGTCATGACTATTGGTTAATAGCACCAGCGATATATAGAACAACCCAGCAACTACCAAAAATCATTACCGACGTTGAAGAACTCCGAATCTCGACATCTGGCAAAAAGACCGATAGAGAACTAAAAGAAAAAACTGACATTGCACAGTCGTTAAAGGCGCGGGTTGATGCGGACACGATCAAAAAATATCTTGCCATTTTCCACCGAAAATCTGCGGTAGATGACAGCATTCTCACTACAATAGGCCAAGCTTTGCTAGAACTATCAGAGGAGATAGAAATATTAGCAAAGAAACTTGACGAATGGGATCGCTTCATCAAGATAGAACGACCAATAACAGAGCAATTAATACAATCAGCAGCTAAAGGCATTGCAATAAACGAAGAAAAACTTCGCTTACACAAGAAAAATATTGAATTTGATTATTACATGACACTGAAGTCCTTCTCATCAAAATACAATGTGCCGTTAGAAATACCGTCAGACGCTGAAATCATTAACTATCTTGAACCAAAAGGGTATGATTTTTCCGGAGTAAACGTTGACTACGTTTTAAAATTCGTACCGATGCAGGACGACTTCGCCATAGATCTTTTAAAGCTCATGAAAATTGCAAAATCGAGAAAGGTACTCAACCTGATCCCTTTAAGTCAAAGAAGGATATATCCTATAACAGATGTTTTCGGCTCAGTCACCTCTCGCATATACTTCAAAGACCCTTCATTACAAAATCTAGCTAAACAGCACAGAAATATACTAGCGCCGGATAAAGGAAAATTATTTTCCTACGTCGACTTTGATCAGTATGAAGCTGGGATAATGGGCATATTATCTGGTGACAGCGAAATCCTGAGACTTTATGCCAGCGGCGACCTTTACGAAACCGTTGCAGAGGAAGTTTTTGGTAATAAAACCAATCGGAAGGAGGCGAAAAGGCTATTTCTCTCATACGCTTACGGAATGCGAAAACAAAGCCTTTATGATGCAGCATCAAACTACGGTGCAAATAGACAGGCAGCAAAAGATTTTTTTAACAAATTCTCTGTTTTCGAGAAATGGAAAGTCGCTATACATTCGGAATTTCAACAACAAGGCTATGTCAAAACCTCCTTAGGAAACCATATGCAACGTGAAATAATCGGACCTTTATCTGAACAAGAAAAGAGATCTTCCGTGAGTCAAATAGTACAAGGCACCGCATCTCTCATATTCAAAAAAACACTTTTAAACCTGAGGAGCGAAACCAACGTTCAAATCAAAGTACCAATGCATGACGCCGTACTTTTCCAACATGATGAAAAATTCAACGCTGAGACGGTCGCGCAAATATTCTCCTCTACCATGACCGAGCATTTCGAGGGAAAAATTCAAGGAAAAGCATCAATTAGTGAGTTTTTTGAGAATTAACGTTCGACAATATTAGTAGACAGACACTTTGAGCCTTGGTGTTTGTGTCTGTTTAAGGTGCCTTATATGCGTATTATGATGAGGATCACTTAGGCAAGCATCTGCTCCAACCATGCCTTTCCTAATTTTAAGTCCGCATCGACTGACTAGGGATCGTCGGCGCTAGTGGGCAAGCTGCCTCTTGAGCAGGAGTTGACCACCACCGTCACCGATCCGGCCGACCTCGACCCCGCATGCAAGTCGACTCACAGGAATTAGTGGCTTTGTCGAACGCCAATGAGCCTTCACCTCTTCGTCTTAAACAACTTACTCACGTAATACCTCAAACTCCACCGATCCTTCGGCCGCGGCTTATAGTGCGTTTTATTCCTCTGCCCCGGCTCCCCACCCACCCCACTCGCCGTGTAGTAATAAAGCGCAATCGACCGCCGAGTGATGTGCTCCGGCGTAGTCAACGGCTCCGGATGCCCGTGATTGCTGTCCTTATCCGTATTGAAAATCACACACCGGTTATAAATCGGCAGCACCTTCTTCAGGCAATTCTTCATCCCCACATCCCAAAGCTCCAGGTTGCCGCCGTACGCCTCCTGCCAGTCCTCGGTCAGGTAAATGATCACGTTCAGTCGTCGTTCAACGTTGAGCTTTTTGTTCAGCCGAAAATCCGAGTGCACGCCGAGGAAGCCGCCGGTTTTGGTTTCGTGCAGGCCACCACCTGCGAAGTAGGGATCAGGAATCAGCCCTTGAATACCGGTGAGTTTTTCGAGGAATTCCAGCATGGGTGCGGAGTTGAAGGTGTTGAAGACGTTCTTCAGGTACGGGCTGCAGGCGTTGGGGCTGATCTGGCGTTTGAGTTGGCCTTTGTAGCCGCGCTCGTAGATTTGTTCGTTGTTGGTCGGTTCGACCGGGAAGTGTTCGCGGATGCTGGCGATGACGTCTGCTTGCAGGAAGTTGTCGATGACGATGTGCGGGAATGGTGTGGCTTGGGTGTATTCGTGGGTCAGCAATTCGCCGAAAGCGCTGGCGGCGTTTTGGTCGAAGTCGAGTTCGGGGGTCAGGGTGATGGGGAGTGTTTGTATGTTGGCTTGCATTGCCGCTCCGATGATCTTTATGGCTTTCAGGGCTGGTCAAACAGGGCTTGGCGCGGTGCCTCTGTTTGTTCGCTGAGTCGAGTGGCGAGCAGGTTGCCATGTTGGCAATGGCCTGCCGAGTGTCCTTTGCTTAAACGTGGCGCTGCGGTGTTACGGCATGTTTCTAGCTGTCACAAACGCGTCATATTTCCTCTGCTAATCTCTTCGGCGCCCTGCCCTACACCCCAGTCCTAGAGCCCCCAACCGAAGGTGCCGCCAAGGTGTTTCCGTCTCCCGTTCGCCAGCAAATCATCCTGCGCTCCGACAACCTCCGTTCGGACGACTTCGGTGCACTGTTTTCCCGATTGTTTGGCAATCGTTATGCCGACAATCCGCCGCTGCCGTCGAACATCATTATTGGCGGTGTTTACGGGCGCCATGATGGCGTGAGTTTTCGGCGGATGCATTATCACGGTGATTTCACCGTCGCTTTCCCCGATCCACAGGATGAGATCACGTTCGTCATTCCCACTGCTGGCAAGATCGTTTTCAACCACGCTACTGAGTCCATCGGTATGTCGCACGTGGGGCTGGCGATCGATAAGGCGGATATCCGTTCGATGCGCTTTCTGGATGATCACGCGCATCACGGGATGTCGATCAATCGTCTTCAGCTCACCGAGCGGCTATCGGCGCTATTGGATAAGCCGATTCTGCAGAAGATTGTTTTTGAGCCGAGTGTGGATCTGAATTCGGCGGCGTTTCAGGGGATCAAGGCGTTGATTGATCTGGCCACGGGGACGGAGTTTGATCTGCTGATCAACAGCGGAACGTTGATGCCGTCGCGGTTGCGCGAGATGTTGGTCGATGCGGTGCTGGAGGCTTGGCCGCATAACTTTTCCGAGGCATTGCAGCGGCCGGCGCCGATGGTTGCGCCAAAGCATGTGAAGTTGGCGGTGGAGTTTATTCAGGCGCATCCGGAGCAGTTGGTCAGTGGCGTGGATCTGGCGCGGTTGAGTCATGTGAGTCAGCGCGCATTGCAGGAAGGGTTTCGGCGGTTTGTCGGGATGTCGATTGTGGCGTATCAGCGGCAGGTGCGGCTGGAGCGGGCTTATGAGGATTTGAAGCGGCGGGGTTCGGGGTCGGTGACGGAGGTGGCGTTGCGGTTTGGGTTTAGCAATGTGGGGCGGTTTTGTCGGTATTTTCAGGGGGCTTATGGGGTGAGTCCGGCGGAGTTTCGGGCTCGGGGGTGATTGGGTAACAGGTTTGCAAGGTAACTTGTGGTGAGAAGATTTAGCTAAACGTCGCACCCCGCCGATGGGTCGCTAAGCGTGGGG from Pseudomonas tensinigenes harbors:
- a CDS encoding RNA-directed DNA polymerase, with the translated sequence MSEELGSEAHKTRPDLDPEAHSKAEKVKQDLNSIIHLIENNDPTLKTKKIKKKLHHLIETCIAHGILKEDTPKKAIELLAFDIDVDAVLQHLTQDMRDDWFFDVLQHRDLIENKKQLHENLQSLILDGNGKYQGAIRTVYDIPKKSIGLRYSLETDFYDRFIYQAICSFLIPYYDPLLSHRVLGHRYNKNRSSERYIFKSRIDLWTTFEGVTKTSLQNNQTLLVTDLINYFENISIDSIRSAFEESIDKIAATGPKKLMIRNAINTLCELLSRWGFNEKHGLPQNRDASSFIANVVLNSVDQTMVSLKYDYYRYVDDIRIICSSPQAAKIALTELINQLRKIGMNINSAKTNILTSNSATEEISESFPTSDDRSQTIDSMWRSRSRRVIARSAKYIHQLLRECINEKQSQSRQFRFAINRLIQLTEANLFDIHTDIAVELKQLLIKTLEDHAASTDQYCRILWALKPSSDELETISAYLQDHDRSIYSWQNFHLWLLLARAKFKNNEIIGFARKKLTENLLHSECSAIFIYLRCTNETDHLRPLIQEFSNDWPFYHQRNFLLAINEFDKEDVAELLPKIGTKLMWTGLRAKPYFENGIPLLDREPASALSIYEEISPYE
- a CDS encoding DNA polymerase; amino-acid sequence: MNNNKKALLFIHDYTEQGNDLFYLWDGAQIGEVTAEKLVTDDAEIICHDYWLIAPAIYRTTQQLPKIITDVEELRISTSGKKTDRELKEKTDIAQSLKARVDADTIKKYLAIFHRKSAVDDSILTTIGQALLELSEEIEILAKKLDEWDRFIKIERPITEQLIQSAAKGIAINEEKLRLHKKNIEFDYYMTLKSFSSKYNVPLEIPSDAEIINYLEPKGYDFSGVNVDYVLKFVPMQDDFAIDLLKLMKIAKSRKVLNLIPLSQRRIYPITDVFGSVTSRIYFKDPSLQNLAKQHRNILAPDKGKLFSYVDFDQYEAGIMGILSGDSEILRLYASGDLYETVAEEVFGNKTNRKEAKRLFLSYAYGMRKQSLYDAASNYGANRQAAKDFFNKFSVFEKWKVAIHSEFQQQGYVKTSLGNHMQREIIGPLSEQEKRSSVSQIVQGTASLIFKKTLLNLRSETNVQIKVPMHDAVLFQHDEKFNAETVAQIFSSTMTEHFEGKIQGKASISEFFEN
- a CDS encoding 2OG-Fe(II) oxygenase → MQANIQTLPITLTPELDFDQNAASAFGELLTHEYTQATPFPHIVIDNFLQADVIASIREHFPVEPTNNEQIYERGYKGQLKRQISPNACSPYLKNVFNTFNSAPMLEFLEKLTGIQGLIPDPYFAGGGLHETKTGGFLGVHSDFRLNKKLNVERRLNVIIYLTEDWQEAYGGNLELWDVGMKNCLKKVLPIYNRCVIFNTDKDSNHGHPEPLTTPEHITRRSIALYYYTASGVGGEPGQRNKTHYKPRPKDRWSLRYYVSKLFKTKR
- a CDS encoding AraC family transcriptional regulator; the protein is MFPSPVRQQIILRSDNLRSDDFGALFSRLFGNRYADNPPLPSNIIIGGVYGRHDGVSFRRMHYHGDFTVAFPDPQDEITFVIPTAGKIVFNHATESIGMSHVGLAIDKADIRSMRFLDDHAHHGMSINRLQLTERLSALLDKPILQKIVFEPSVDLNSAAFQGIKALIDLATGTEFDLLINSGTLMPSRLREMLVDAVLEAWPHNFSEALQRPAPMVAPKHVKLAVEFIQAHPEQLVSGVDLARLSHVSQRALQEGFRRFVGMSIVAYQRQVRLERAYEDLKRRGSGSVTEVALRFGFSNVGRFCRYFQGAYGVSPAEFRARG